In Nitratiruptor sp. YY09-18, a single window of DNA contains:
- a CDS encoding 2,3-diphosphoglycerate-dependent phosphoglycerate mutase: protein MKLILIRHGQSIWNAKNLFTGWIDVELSEKGKEEAKKAGKLLKEAEIFPNICYTSYLKRAIHTAQIALNELGWEHIDVLRSWKLNERHYGDWQGKNKDEVKEKYGDELFMAVRRGYDTPPPPIEESEPDFEERYPVDPKYANIDYHPKSESLKDTRERVIEYFYEEIVPSLMVYDDVMIAAHGNSLRALIMFLENIAPEDIHKIEIPTGTPIVYDLTKELKIKNKTIYNH from the coding sequence ATGAAGCTTATATTAATAAGACATGGACAAAGCATATGGAACGCTAAAAATCTCTTCACTGGCTGGATTGATGTGGAACTCAGTGAAAAGGGAAAAGAGGAAGCAAAAAAGGCTGGTAAACTTCTCAAAGAAGCCGAAATTTTTCCAAATATCTGCTATACATCATATCTCAAACGTGCTATTCATACAGCTCAAATTGCTCTGAATGAATTAGGCTGGGAGCATATCGATGTACTTCGCAGCTGGAAACTCAATGAGCGTCACTATGGAGACTGGCAAGGTAAAAACAAAGATGAGGTGAAAGAAAAGTATGGTGATGAGCTCTTCATGGCAGTGCGCCGCGGATATGACACTCCTCCACCCCCAATCGAGGAGAGTGAACCAGATTTTGAGGAGCGCTATCCAGTCGATCCAAAATATGCAAATATCGACTATCATCCAAAGAGTGAATCACTCAAAGATACAAGAGAACGGGTAATTGAATATTTTTATGAGGAAATCGTACCCTCATTGATGGTATATGATGACGTCATGATTGCAGCACATGGCAACTCATTAAGAGCACTCATCATGTTTTTGGAGAATATTGCACCAGAAGATATCCATAAAATTGAAATTCCTACAGGCACACCTATCGTGTATGATCTTACAAAAGAGCTCAAAATTAAAAACAAAACAATCTATAACCACTAA
- the gap gene encoding type I glyceraldehyde-3-phosphate dehydrogenase yields the protein MKKVAINGLGRIGKLVLWHYIVNNPKNIEITVANGGSGTAEDLAYMLKYDSVHGKFPAPVEYGDDYLKVGDQEIKLVTGRDPEKLPWKDLGVDIVLECTGHFTKRDDAAKHLKAGAKKVIISAPSKDAELTIVMGVNQDWYDPNKHDVISNASCTTNSLAPAIKVLNDNFGIESALVTTVHAYTSSQAIVDRKNPGKHRRGRAAAANIIPTSTGAAIATTKVIPELQGKMNALALRVPVPDVAITDISATLKKEVSSEEVNKAFEEAMQGNLKGILEITYDEVVSSDIVNNPHSSIIDGLSTMVVDGNKVKVFAWYDNEYGYSGRLLELADYIAERM from the coding sequence ATGAAAAAGGTAGCAATTAACGGTCTTGGACGTATAGGCAAATTGGTGCTTTGGCACTATATTGTCAATAACCCAAAAAATATCGAGATAACAGTAGCCAATGGGGGAAGCGGTACTGCTGAAGATCTTGCATATATGCTCAAATATGACTCTGTTCATGGAAAATTTCCCGCACCCGTAGAATATGGTGATGACTATCTTAAAGTTGGAGACCAAGAAATTAAACTTGTAACAGGCAGAGACCCCGAAAAGTTACCTTGGAAAGATCTTGGTGTAGATATTGTATTGGAGTGTACAGGACATTTTACAAAAAGAGATGATGCAGCAAAACACTTAAAAGCGGGTGCAAAAAAAGTAATTATCTCTGCACCGAGCAAAGATGCAGAGCTTACAATTGTTATGGGCGTCAACCAAGACTGGTATGATCCAAACAAACATGATGTTATCTCCAACGCAAGCTGTACTACCAACTCTTTAGCTCCAGCAATCAAAGTGCTCAATGATAATTTTGGCATTGAGAGTGCACTTGTAACAACTGTCCATGCATACACCTCATCTCAAGCAATTGTTGATAGAAAAAATCCTGGAAAGCACAGACGAGGAAGAGCTGCTGCAGCAAACATTATTCCTACAAGTACAGGTGCAGCAATCGCCACTACAAAAGTTATCCCAGAGCTTCAAGGTAAAATGAATGCATTGGCGCTTCGCGTTCCGGTGCCAGATGTTGCAATCACAGATATTAGCGCAACGCTCAAAAAAGAGGTTTCTAGCGAAGAGGTAAACAAGGCATTTGAAGAGGCGATGCAAGGAAACCTCAAAGGAATTTTGGAAATTACTTACGATGAAGTTGTCTCAAGCGATATTGTCAACAATCCTCACTCCTCTATCATCGATGGGCTCTCCACAATGGTAGTCGATGGCAACAAGGTAAAAGTATTTGCATGGTATGACAATGAGTATGGATACTCTGGCCGCCTCTTAGAGCTTGCTGACTATATTGCTGAAAGGATGTAA
- a CDS encoding KamA family radical SAM protein: MEYRAYNAKSFKKIPQIQRFLSNEDIENIEIAALVFPFKVNNYLIDKLIDWENYQNDPIFRLVFPHKDMLFPQDYEKLKTLYKKGDKEALNKAVYDIRMRMNPHPADQKSNVPTINGKELIGSQHKYKETILFFPKQGQTCHAYCSFCFRWPQFTGINELKFAMKEVDLLIEYIKAHPAITDLIFTGGDPLIMNTKLLRSYIEPILKAKIPHLQNIRFGTKTLGFWPYRFLTDKDADDLLKLFEEIVAHGYHLAFMAHFNHYRELETDEVKEAVKRIQQTGAIIRTQAPLLRHINDSSKVWEKMWKKQVHMGMVPYYMFIARDTGAQHYFGISLVEAWKIFKDALSNVSGLARTVRGPSMSAAPGKIAISGVSEINGEKVIVLNMLQAKNPEFVDIPFFAKYDEKAQWIDELEPAFGGKFLFEK, encoded by the coding sequence TTGGAGTACAGGGCGTATAATGCAAAAAGTTTCAAGAAAATCCCTCAAATACAGCGTTTTTTATCTAATGAAGATATTGAAAATATCGAAATAGCTGCGCTCGTTTTTCCATTTAAGGTTAATAATTATCTCATTGATAAACTTATCGATTGGGAAAACTATCAAAATGATCCCATTTTTCGCCTTGTTTTTCCTCACAAAGATATGCTTTTTCCCCAAGATTATGAAAAACTCAAAACTCTCTATAAAAAGGGCGACAAAGAAGCTTTAAATAAAGCTGTGTATGATATACGCATGAGGATGAATCCTCATCCGGCTGATCAAAAGAGCAATGTCCCCACAATCAATGGCAAAGAGCTTATAGGCTCCCAACATAAATACAAAGAGACGATCCTCTTTTTCCCAAAACAGGGGCAAACATGCCATGCCTATTGTAGTTTTTGTTTTAGATGGCCACAGTTTACCGGAATAAATGAGCTCAAATTTGCCATGAAAGAAGTAGACCTTTTAATAGAATACATTAAAGCTCATCCTGCTATTACGGATCTCATTTTTACTGGCGGCGATCCACTTATTATGAATACAAAACTACTTCGCAGCTATATAGAACCTATCTTAAAAGCAAAAATCCCTCATCTACAAAATATTCGTTTTGGTACAAAAACACTAGGTTTCTGGCCATACAGATTTTTAACTGATAAAGATGCAGATGACCTTTTAAAACTATTTGAAGAGATTGTGGCACATGGATATCATTTAGCCTTTATGGCTCACTTCAACCATTACCGAGAACTTGAAACGGATGAAGTAAAAGAGGCAGTAAAACGTATCCAGCAAACAGGAGCCATTATCAGAACCCAAGCCCCTCTTTTACGGCATATCAATGATAGTAGCAAAGTTTGGGAAAAGATGTGGAAAAAACAAGTGCACATGGGAATGGTTCCATACTACATGTTTATCGCAAGAGATACGGGTGCCCAGCACTATTTTGGTATTTCATTGGTAGAGGCTTGGAAGATTTTTAAAGATGCCCTCTCAAATGTAAGCGGATTAGCTAGAACGGTTCGAGGACCTAGCATGAGTGCAGCTCCTGGCAAAATTGCAATAAGTGGGGTCAGTGAAATCAATGGAGAAAAAGTAATAGTTTTAAATATGCTTCAAGCTAAAAATCCAGAATTTGTAGATATTCCATTTTTTGCAAAATATGATGAAAAAGCTCAGTGGATTGATGAGCTGGAGCCTGCATTTGGTGGAAAGTTTTTGTTTGAGAAGTAG
- a CDS encoding MBL fold metallo-hydrolase RNA specificity domain-containing protein, which produces MTIEISYGAAEVVTGSCHFVKFDDGTKILVDCGMFQGLDEWKNYEPLGFDPSQIDYLLVTHGHLDHVGRIPLLYKEGFRGKIIATPATFDLMKIVLLDTAHLMAEDYATAFKKAQRRGEEESVKKPLYSKEDVKAALRLPRRTVKYGQTFKLARNITVRYKDAGHIVGAAFIEIEYQDGNIHKHVVFSGDLGNRQVHLNPPPQTAFASANVFVESTYGDRLHKDYASSVAEFKEVILKTLKHDGTVLIPSFAIERTQQLLCILGEMSRKGELPHRTEVFLDSPMAIKTTRVYEKYKNLLSDYCKNLDEPFSFPNLRFATTTNASKRINGKKGPNIIIAGSGMCNGGRILHHFKHRIWDKRNAVIFVGYQAEGTLGREIIEGAKFIEIYGERIKVNAQIYTINGFSAHADQKELTDWLSAIDGLQKIFLIHGEEDKQQIFKKHLIQTLHKKVHIVKQGEIIHL; this is translated from the coding sequence ATGACAATTGAGATTAGTTACGGTGCAGCCGAAGTAGTTACCGGTTCATGCCATTTTGTCAAATTTGATGATGGCACGAAAATTTTAGTCGATTGTGGAATGTTCCAAGGATTGGATGAATGGAAAAACTATGAACCTCTAGGTTTTGATCCAAGCCAGATTGATTATCTACTCGTCACACATGGTCATCTCGACCATGTAGGACGCATACCACTTCTTTATAAAGAGGGTTTTCGAGGTAAAATCATTGCAACCCCCGCTACATTTGATCTTATGAAAATAGTACTCCTTGATACTGCACACCTTATGGCCGAAGATTATGCCACAGCTTTCAAAAAAGCGCAGCGTCGCGGTGAAGAGGAGAGTGTCAAAAAACCACTTTATAGCAAAGAGGATGTCAAAGCAGCACTACGCCTTCCACGTCGCACTGTCAAATATGGCCAAACTTTCAAACTAGCACGCAACATAACAGTACGCTATAAAGATGCTGGCCATATTGTAGGAGCAGCCTTTATAGAAATAGAATATCAAGATGGCAATATTCATAAACATGTAGTATTCAGCGGGGATTTGGGAAATAGACAAGTTCACCTCAATCCTCCCCCGCAGACAGCCTTCGCATCTGCTAACGTTTTTGTAGAGAGTACGTATGGAGATAGATTGCACAAAGATTATGCATCGAGTGTTGCAGAGTTTAAAGAGGTTATTTTGAAAACTCTCAAACACGATGGAACCGTTCTCATCCCATCATTTGCAATTGAGAGGACACAGCAGCTACTTTGTATTCTTGGCGAGATGTCACGCAAAGGTGAGCTACCACACCGCACTGAAGTTTTTCTTGACTCCCCTATGGCAATCAAAACTACAAGGGTATATGAAAAATATAAAAACCTCCTCTCAGACTATTGCAAAAATCTCGATGAACCTTTCTCCTTTCCAAATCTTCGGTTTGCTACTACTACGAATGCTTCTAAACGCATAAATGGCAAAAAAGGTCCAAACATCATAATTGCTGGAAGCGGAATGTGTAATGGTGGGCGTATTTTGCACCATTTTAAACACCGCATCTGGGATAAGCGCAATGCTGTTATATTTGTAGGATATCAAGCCGAAGGTACTCTTGGAAGAGAAATAATCGAGGGTGCAAAATTTATTGAAATTTATGGTGAACGTATCAAAGTCAATGCGCAAATCTATACAATAAACGGCTTTTCAGCTCATGCTGATCAAAAAGAACTCACAGACTGGCTCAGTGCAATAGATGGTCTTCAAAAGATTTTTCTTATCCATGGTGAAGAGGATAAGCAGCAAATTTTCAAAAAACATCTCATACAGACTTTGCACAAAAAGGTGCATATAGTAAAACAAGGTGAAATTATTCATCTTTAA